The following DNA comes from Triticum aestivum cultivar Chinese Spring chromosome 3D, IWGSC CS RefSeq v2.1, whole genome shotgun sequence.
ggaagtccagtttcggccaccgggaaagtttcgggggttaccggtattgtaccgggaccaccggaagggtcccgggggtccaccgggtggggccacctatcccggagggccccatgggctgaattgggaggggaaccagcccctggtgggctggtgcacccccccttgggcctccccctgcgcctagggttggaaaccctaggggtgggggcgccccccacttggcttgggggggaagccaccccttggccgccaccccccttggagatctgatctcccagtgccggcgcccccccaggaggcctatatataggaggCGGGAGAGAgagcagccgcaccacagcccctggcgcctccctctccctcccgcttgcgcttggcgaagccctaccggaatccccgctacttccaccaccacgccgtcgtgctgctggatctccatcaacctctccttcccccttgctggatcaagaaggaggagacgtcgctgctccatacgtgtgttgaacgcggaggtgccgtccgttcggcgctcggtcatcggtgatttggatcacgacgagtacgactccatcaaccccgttcacttgaacgcttccgctcgcgatctacaagggtatgtagatgcactcatctctctcgttgctagatgactccatagattgatcttggtgatgcgtagaaaattttaaatttctgcgacgATCCCCAATAGCCAACCCCACAGGATGCATTACAACCATGGCTGTGTGCGAAACAAGGGTTAACTACCATGGCCGAAAAAGACCTACGTGCTTTCCTGCTACTGACAATGTGGGAGTTATGGAAGCATAGAAACGCAGTGGTGTTTGACGGTGCCTTGCCATCGATTGACTAGCTCATGCACAGAATTGAGGCGGAAGGAAAGATTTGGGCATGTTCTGGACTTATGAAAGGAAACGTCGAATTCGTGCTTGCGGGCCTAGTGAGGTGGATTAGTGAGGAGGAGTAGTCTAATGTGTAGTAGGTGGAGTGGTGTTGTACATATGTGTGTGTGAAATCACCACACTTGCAATTGACCGGTGGAGGCTTTCTATGCCTTtccttctttaatatatgatatgcacactcgtgcatattcgagaaaaaaagaTTAGGTTTCTTTATGGTTGATACGAGAATTTGCTGATACGATACAATCCACACTAccaagggcgtgtttggttacatTCCCGATTCAGCCTGGCTCGGCGAGCCTGGCTCTATTGAGCCGGTTTGAGGGGATGCAGGCAAAAAAAACCAGATgcacatagtttggttgcctgcatgccccTAGTTGCATGAGACAAACATTTTTGACCCagcgtttggttgcccgcattgcattagatgcacatatgacatggtgtttggttgcaaccTGCATAAGGTGTTGTCACCACTTCTATCTAGTGGTGACCTTACCACACACAATCTGAACATAGTGCCAGCTAGTTAAACAAATGACAGTTCATCCTAAGTACAATCAAATGACAGATCAAATTATTAAGAGCCATTGGCTAAATAGGGGATAGTTCATTAGTGTTGctgcttcatcttcctcttctgctactgctgctgctgcttcttcttcttctgtgcttctgctgctactatttcttcttcctcttcttcaaatcctgcactgaCCTCTGTTAAGCCACATTGTCTCTGCCCACTCCAACATTTTGTTCTTCCAAGCgtcattgtcaaatgcctccacaccatggccagagctaacaacatcgtcaggctcgacctcttcctcctcaggcacgtgttcatcaaagccccagtggaggatccagttatgcataatgcaacaagcaagaactagcttaacttgagtggagtatgggtggaatggcttctgatctaggatcttaaacctattcttcagagctccaaatgccctctcaacagttactctaaggctggagtgtctgagattaaacagctcctgtgcagtcctaggaaagttcctaccagagaactcattgagatggtaccttgttttcctggagggtggaagaatacccggccgacatgcatagccagcatctccaaggtagaacttgtcgttggggatgttgatcccatcaggtcGACTCATGCTGTCAGTGAGAATGTTTGCATCATGCGCCGACCCCTCCCAGCCAGCCAGCACATACGTGAACCTCAGATCAAAGTcaacagcagcaagcacattctggcttgtgtagtgcttcctccccctgtatgctgcagattgtgacctaggaactctggcagtgacatgagtaccatctattgcccgAATGCAGTCCTGAAAATGGCATCACTAGCCTGTGTTAGTGCTGAACTTGCACAATGcaagcatatcaagccatgaaaagtgtatattgtcaatgctcactttgaagtatggataccatcttgggcttctGCCAATCTTTGGTGGAGTCTGGCTAGATGGTCTTctgatcatctctcctctaagctccccaacagcaaaaagcacctgcttgaagtacctagagatggtctccattgaCCTCCTAGACGTGTTGTGAATGaccctgaacctctggttatggccaacaacatggaggaacatggccacttgctcttCGACACTGGTGTTGATACTATCTTGTAACAGGCCCCTGCTCCTGAAGGTCTCGACAAGCCTGACaaatggtgctcttttcattctaagcatccatagagcctcgacgtcattgcagttgtagatgtagttcagattttggaTCCTCTCCTATTCCCGGGGAAACAATGGACCATAGTGGATCAACGGTCTCCCAGCACGACGAACAGCTCTGTGGTGCATGAACATGACCCGTGCCTGAATCACACTAATCAGTGCTGCTGCCTGGATTATCAGCCTCATCCgtgcgtccataacctagtcgacatcGACGGTTCGTTCAGTGGTAAATCGATCCTACACCTAGCTTAAAGGCCTAACCACTGAGCTAACAAAGGGGGAGGGGGTGCTGCTTACCGGCATCGGAGACGAGGACggcgtagggggagccatggcacagAGTAGGTCGACCAGACGGTGGCCAACAGCAAAGGGAGCACCAGATCAGCCGCaaacgccgccgcctcttccgccgccGCCTATAGCGCAGATCTGAAATCGCAGCCGCCGCCGGTGGTGAGGCAGTGGAGAAGAAAGGGGGGCAGTGGCTATGGGTGAGCGAGTGAAAGGGGGTGAGGCTAATTTGACGCCGGGACGGCGCGCCAGATTTCCATCTCCCGCCATCCCCCCTCGCCCGCGCCTCGCTCCCGCCCAGCGACCTCGCGCCGCACTCAGCCTGGCTCACGAGAAACTGCCGATCCGAGGGTTTCCTGCGAGTCGGGCTCTAGGCTGCTTTGAGAAGCGTGCGATGCAGGCCCAACAGGAaaaccaggcaaccaaacaggcctctcccttcccgcgcgggcctggttggactcggtgcgggcaaccaaacacgcctcAAGTCTATTTACGCAAGCTATCACAGTTGACCTGTCGTTGTTTATTGTTGATCATATCAGCAAAGCATGTAATAGCTTGTTTTAAAGGTATTGACCACAGCTAAAAAGGGTGTTGATCCAGAGAAACAAGACAGCGTAATGTTATATCCAACCCAAAGGCAAACTAGTGCTTGCAATGGGGTCGATGATCGTGCCGATGGAGCCGATCAACCACGTCGACGACGGCAACGGCGATCAGCCGGCCTCCCACGCAGCTCGCCAGCGGCGTCCGAAGTTCCCAAACATGGTAGCGGTGCCACTCCTGAAGAAGGTAAGAAACTGAACCTTCTTCTGGCCACATTCCTTCGGCTAACCAAGAACTAACGGTTCGATCAGGCGACGGCGGAGTTTCTCGGGACGTTCATCCTGATGTTCACCCAGGTGTCGGCCATTATCATAGAcgaccagcacgacggcgtggagggCCTGATGGGCATCGCCGTGTCCGTGGGCCTGGCGGTCACGGTGCTCGTCTTCTCCACCATCCATGTATCTGGGTGCCACCTGAACCCCGCGGTGAGCATCGCCATGGCGGCCTTCGGCCACCTCCCGCCGGCCCACCTCGCCCCCTACGTCACCGCGCAGGTGCTGGGCTCCACCGCCGCCTCGTTCGTGGGCAACGCCATCTACCACCCCGTGAACCCCGGCATCGCCACCGTCCCGAGCGTCGGCGCCGTCGAGTTCATCATCACCTTCGTCCTTCTCTTCGTCATAACCGCTGTGGCCACGGATCCTCATGCAGTAATATATACTTCTTCCATTCCTTGTATGCTTTCTCTTTGGTGGCTTCCTTAGCTAGCTAGTGATCTCAGCTGTCTTACCAAAATGCTTAATTAGGTGAAAGAACTGATCGCGGTGGCAGTTGGCGCGACGGTAGTGATGAATATTCTCGTCGCAGGGTAAGGAGAATCTGTGTACATACATGTATATATTGTGGTTCATTTCTGTGTTGGTTCCAAGCTGAACACACTTCTATTTGTTGGCTTCAAAAATCTGTGAGCAGGCCATCAACAGGTGCATCTATGAACCCTGGGCGTACGATTGGACCGGCGATTGTTACGGGGAGATACAACAAGATTTGGGTTTATCTGGTGGCTCAACCACTGGGTGCTATTGCAGGAGCTGGATCCTACGTTGCAATTAAGCTGTAGTTACGAATATGCACACGAAAAGGAGTTACTAGAAAGAGACGAATGTAAATAATTCAATTTTCTTAGCAAAGTGCTTTTTTTTTGCAGGAACATTTGCTGCTCTGTTCACTGGTGTGCTTAGAGAATCTCTATCGCACCCCTATCATTTAACTCAGAGGCGGACCACGAAAAAAATTTAAGGTGGGGCGAAGTCTCACTAAATATTTTTTTGATGCGAATCAAAGGAGTCAATACAGACTAACAATGCACACTACAAATGAATAACCAAATACAATGAAAATATAGACATGTTTCAATAGGAAAACAACCTAAAACATACCGATAATGAAGCGTATAATGGCGTCTAGAAGACCCAGACAATGGCAGTGCCCTACCATCCTTCTGAAAATCTTCCTAATTTTAGCAAGAGCAATACTTTTGAAGATCTATCACTCAATGTAACACATCTTCCTTAATTTTACCAAGCGGACATGATAAATatacctcttcctcctctttcctttGCATTTGCTGgtcctttcctcttcttttccaTCTTATGGAGAGAAGTCACAGAACTGCGCCGGTTGGGCATCTTATTAGCTTGTACGTATAATCATCTAAAAACAAAAACGTGTGCATACACTAGCATGAATGAAAAATATAATTGTATAAACAAAGTGGCAGTGGCTGCAAATAGTTCAGAGCAGAGGAGTGGTTCAGAGTTTTGGACCCTAGGAGATTACCAGGAAAATCCCCAACTGCCGTCGCCCGCTGgagccgccgcttgctgctgccgctcgAGCTTGCTGCCGCCGCCCTCTAAGCccccagccagccgccgccgccgtccggccGTCGGCTGCCCCGTCGTCGATCGCCTGCGGCCCTCCTCGTCCTCACGACCTGGCCAGCCGCCGCCGCGCTAGCTGCTTAGGGTTGCGTCGTGTCTCGTGTGCGTGGGCGCTGGATCGATCTGGACCGGTTGTTACTGGCCCAAGTGCCCAACAGCTGGATGCGTCGCGTCAGCCCATCAAACCAGACTGGGTGCGGTCGAACGAGTCAAGCAATTCATTCAAG
Coding sequences within:
- the LOC123076353 gene encoding aquaporin NIP3-3-like, with translation MGSMIVPMEPINHVDDGNGDQPASHAARQRRPKFPNMVAVPLLKKATAEFLGTFILMFTQVSAIIIDDQHDGVEGLMGIAVSVGLAVTVLVFSTIHVSGCHLNPAVSIAMAAFGHLPPAHLAPYVTAQVLGSTAASFVGNAIYHPVNPGIATVPSVGAVEFIITFVLLFVITAVATDPHAVKELIAVAVGATVVMNILVAGPSTGASMNPGRTIGPAIVTGRYNKIWVYLVAQPLGAIAGAGSYVAIKL